A single Triticum dicoccoides isolate Atlit2015 ecotype Zavitan chromosome 2A, WEW_v2.0, whole genome shotgun sequence DNA region contains:
- the LOC119352107 gene encoding uncharacterized protein LOC119352107, with protein MTLLATVGQPHPPSKVISRREHSNRGHKLTREPTGQAKFKCNGCLEEITGCDRDTCKPCDFDLHQACNYKEGTTLEHQLLPKSKFVLRLEAPPSKQRCSACGTRTQGTHYHCARTGHYLHPCCAMLPMEIKLSDELSFELREKGSRRCAKCREGGGVRDYWFYCSKSNSKKVHLHVACAREDFLLPSSSSTESHSDVGGNGRASKETALRKYGSGKSGMNLGTIGDIVKALAGIVLAVLTGNPLPLISAGVDLLSSVAKLKK; from the coding sequence ATGACTCTTCTCGCCACGGTTGGTCAGCCTCATCCTCCGTCGAAGGTGATCTCCCGCCGCGAGCACTCCAACCGGGGGCACAAGCTGACCCGGGAGCCGACGGGCCAGGCCAAGTTCAAGTGCAACGGCTGCCTCGAGGAGATCACGGGGTGCGACAGGGACACGTGCAAGCCTTGTGACTTCGACCTCCACCAGGCCTGCAACTACAAAGAAGGGACCACGCTGGAGCACCAGCTGCTGCCCAAGAGCAAGTTCGTGCTCCGCCTCGAGGCCCCCCCTTCCAAGCAGCGATGCAGCGCCTGCGGCACCCGCACGCAGGGCACCCACTACCACTGTGCACGGACGGGCCATTACCTCCACCCGTGCTGCGCGATGCTGCCTATGGAGATCAAGCTGAGTGATGAGCTCAGCTTCGAGCTCCGCGAGAAGGGGTCTCGCCGCTGCGCCAAGTGCAGGGAAGGAGGCGGCGTCAGGGACTACTGGTTCTACTGCTCCAAGTCCAACTCCAAGAAAGTGCACCTGCATGTCGCCTGCGCGAGAGAGGATTTTCTTCTGCCGAGCTCAAGCAGTACCGAGTCTCACTCTGACGTCGGCGGTAATGGCAGGGCGAGCAAGGAGACTGCGTTGCGGAAGTACGGGTCGGGGAAGTCCGGGATGAACCTGGGCACCATAGGCGACATCGTTAAGGCCCTGGCGGGCATCGTCCTCGCGGTGCTCACTGGAAACCCGCTGCCGTTGATTTCTGCAGGGGTCGATCTGCTCTCCAGCGTCGCCAAGTTGAAAAAGTAG